The Mycolicibacterium doricum genome includes a region encoding these proteins:
- a CDS encoding ABC transporter substrate-binding protein, whose translation MRSLFAACVVAACAFTVIAGCSRPPVQTGNTFVVAIESEADLLDPQVAGGWVSWRINRQIFEPLVDEDLTIPSAEATIPPLKPGLAASWDVSADGLDYIFHIRQGVQFHDGTPLNAEAVEYNIRRMWDKESPIYSAKAGGQTSFVWKFVESVASVDEYTLNVRLKQPFSEFLRMLTQGGNGSTAIMSPTALEAYGDDIADHPVGTGPFKFAERIRGERIDLVRNDDYWGKVPYIDGVVFRPLPDPSARTAALRSGDVDMIAVPNPDSIDNLVAEGYQLSEGIPPHSWYLSFNMKDQYTSIPEVRQAINLAIDREGMARDLLRGSVTPAYGVQAMSAGGYVERRDAYERNLDEARRLLASVDLQDGFQTTLITSTDGSGQIMPAQMAEFIQQNLAEIGIEVAIQTQEWISYLGVWARGMQDGVGMAQMSWGMTSPYWLYIATSSELQAPDGPNVGYYSNPQLDEAMNNAITALDPAKADEYWRQANNIVSDDHALAPIVNDKAPYMLAPYVSGFVSASEEWYDLTEVRLEQ comes from the coding sequence ATGAGGAGTCTCTTCGCGGCGTGCGTGGTCGCCGCGTGCGCCTTCACCGTGATCGCAGGGTGCTCGCGCCCACCCGTGCAGACGGGCAACACGTTCGTCGTCGCCATCGAATCCGAAGCGGACCTTCTCGATCCGCAGGTTGCCGGCGGCTGGGTGTCTTGGCGCATCAACCGGCAGATCTTCGAACCGCTCGTGGACGAGGATCTGACCATCCCCTCAGCCGAGGCCACCATTCCGCCGCTCAAGCCAGGACTGGCCGCGTCATGGGATGTCTCCGCGGACGGCCTCGATTACATATTCCACATTCGCCAGGGTGTCCAGTTCCACGACGGCACACCGCTGAATGCGGAGGCGGTCGAGTACAACATTCGTCGGATGTGGGATAAGGAGTCCCCGATATATTCCGCCAAGGCGGGTGGTCAGACCAGCTTCGTCTGGAAGTTCGTGGAGTCGGTCGCCAGCGTCGACGAGTACACGCTAAATGTTCGTCTTAAGCAGCCCTTCTCGGAGTTCCTGCGAATGCTCACCCAGGGTGGCAACGGGTCGACGGCCATCATGAGCCCCACCGCGCTCGAGGCCTATGGCGACGACATCGCTGATCACCCAGTGGGCACCGGACCGTTCAAGTTCGCCGAACGTATCCGGGGCGAGCGCATCGACCTGGTACGCAACGACGACTACTGGGGCAAGGTGCCCTACATCGACGGCGTGGTGTTCCGGCCGTTGCCCGACCCGTCGGCGCGGACGGCGGCGCTGCGGTCCGGTGACGTCGACATGATCGCGGTACCGAACCCCGACAGCATCGACAATCTCGTGGCCGAGGGATACCAATTGTCGGAGGGCATCCCGCCGCACAGTTGGTATCTGTCGTTCAACATGAAGGATCAGTACACCTCGATCCCCGAGGTGCGCCAGGCGATCAACCTGGCCATCGACCGGGAGGGCATGGCGCGCGATCTGCTGCGCGGCTCGGTGACTCCCGCCTATGGGGTCCAAGCAATGTCGGCCGGCGGATACGTCGAGCGCAGGGATGCCTACGAACGAAATCTGGACGAGGCCCGGCGGCTACTGGCGTCGGTGGACCTGCAGGATGGATTCCAGACCACGCTCATCACGTCCACCGATGGCTCCGGGCAGATCATGCCTGCGCAGATGGCCGAGTTCATTCAGCAGAACCTCGCGGAGATCGGCATCGAGGTGGCCATCCAAACGCAGGAATGGATCTCGTATCTTGGGGTCTGGGCGCGCGGGATGCAGGACGGCGTTGGGATGGCTCAGATGTCTTGGGGCATGACCAGCCCCTACTGGCTCTACATCGCGACATCCTCTGAACTGCAAGCACCTGACGGCCCCAATGTCGGCTACTACTCCAATCCGCAGCTCGACGAAGCCATGAACAATGCGATCACCGCGCTCGATCCCGCCAAAGCCGACGAGTATTGGCGACAGGCCAACAACATCGTCAGCGACGACCACGCGTTGGCCCCGATCGTCAATGACAAGGCCCCCTACATGCTGGCCCCCTATGTCTCCGGTTTCGTCTCGGCCAGCGAAGAGTGGTACGACCTGACCGAAGTGAGGCTGGAACAATGA
- a CDS encoding ABC transporter permease: MGATLIVLFGVSLIVFLLLQMVPGDPAVTILGTGATAETAAALRTELGLDRALPVQFFDYLGGLLQGDLGRSLTVNAPVTDIMVPRFANTLILTGAALVLCIVIAVPLGVIAAHKQYSIFDRASMVISLAGASVPVYWFGLLLIGVFSISLGWLPTSGMYSPRFPGGFGDLLAHLILPAVAAALVPLAVIARMTRSVMVDILQQDYIRTLRASGLSTTSVLWRHALRNALPPIVNIVGLQVGYLLGGVVFVEVVFGWPGLGQQLYTSITQRDIPVVQAGVLFIALAFVIINLFADTAVGLLDPRTRRAAH, encoded by the coding sequence TTGGGCGCAACGCTAATCGTGTTGTTCGGGGTCAGTCTCATCGTGTTCCTGCTGTTGCAGATGGTGCCGGGCGACCCGGCTGTGACCATCCTCGGGACCGGTGCAACGGCCGAGACCGCAGCAGCCCTGCGGACCGAGTTGGGGCTGGATCGGGCGCTGCCCGTGCAGTTCTTCGACTATCTCGGCGGGCTGCTGCAGGGTGACCTCGGCCGGTCCCTGACGGTCAACGCCCCCGTCACTGACATCATGGTGCCGCGGTTCGCGAATACTCTGATCCTCACCGGCGCCGCGCTGGTGCTGTGCATCGTGATCGCCGTGCCGCTAGGTGTCATCGCCGCCCACAAGCAGTACAGCATCTTTGACCGTGCCTCCATGGTGATCTCACTGGCCGGCGCGAGCGTCCCGGTGTACTGGTTCGGGCTGCTGCTGATCGGAGTCTTCTCCATCAGCCTGGGCTGGTTGCCGACCTCCGGTATGTACAGCCCACGCTTTCCCGGCGGATTCGGCGATCTACTGGCACATCTCATCCTGCCGGCCGTCGCGGCGGCACTGGTCCCGCTGGCGGTGATTGCCAGGATGACCCGCAGTGTGATGGTCGACATCCTCCAGCAGGACTACATTCGCACGCTGCGCGCCTCAGGATTGTCGACCACCTCAGTGCTGTGGCGCCATGCCCTGCGCAACGCGCTGCCGCCGATCGTCAACATCGTCGGTCTACAGGTGGGCTACCTGCTCGGTGGCGTGGTGTTCGTAGAAGTCGTCTTCGGTTGGCCGGGTCTGGGCCAGCAGCTGTACACCTCGATCACCCAGCGCGACATCCCCGTGGTGCAAGCCGGTGTGCTGTTCATCGCGCTGGCCTTCGTGATCATCAACCTCTTTGCCGACACGGCGGTCGGCCTACTTGATCCGCGGACGAGAAGGGCGGCGCACTAA
- a CDS encoding ABC transporter permease → MTDVVGMGRSMIGAGKTSASGHAPSEGKAPKPPWKLAVRAFSRDKWAVASMIILVLIALAAIFAPLLTPYSPVAGDPVNRLAGLGTDGHPLGLDGQGRDIWTRLLYGGRNSLTVAVVPVLVVFPLALLIGLFAGFQRSRAGETLMRVLDVLFAFPLVLLAIALSAVLGAGLGNVMLAIGITLVPYMARVAYTATVQESSKDYVEAARAYGANPLLLMFRELMPNVVVQLLVYATTLCGLMIVVASGLSFLGVGVVPPTPDWGIMTADGKNVLLEGIYHVATIPGLLILSVSLAFNLIGDGVRDALDPRKQTS, encoded by the coding sequence ATGACGGATGTGGTCGGTATGGGCCGCTCGATGATCGGCGCCGGCAAGACGTCGGCGAGCGGGCACGCGCCCTCCGAGGGGAAAGCTCCGAAACCACCGTGGAAGTTGGCTGTTCGCGCATTCAGCCGCGACAAGTGGGCCGTGGCGTCGATGATCATCCTGGTATTGATTGCGCTGGCAGCCATCTTTGCGCCACTGCTGACCCCGTACAGCCCGGTCGCGGGTGATCCAGTGAACCGGCTCGCGGGCCTCGGCACCGACGGCCACCCCCTTGGCCTGGACGGTCAGGGCCGCGATATCTGGACCCGGCTGCTCTACGGCGGTCGCAACTCGCTGACGGTGGCGGTGGTTCCGGTACTGGTGGTGTTCCCGCTGGCGTTGTTGATCGGCCTGTTCGCCGGCTTCCAGCGCAGCCGCGCCGGGGAAACCCTGATGCGGGTACTGGACGTGTTGTTCGCATTCCCGCTCGTGCTGCTCGCAATCGCCTTGTCGGCGGTGTTGGGTGCGGGCCTTGGCAATGTGATGCTCGCCATCGGGATCACCCTCGTGCCGTACATGGCCCGGGTCGCCTACACAGCCACTGTGCAGGAATCCTCCAAGGACTATGTGGAGGCGGCCCGCGCCTACGGCGCGAACCCGTTGCTGTTGATGTTCCGCGAACTCATGCCGAACGTCGTCGTTCAACTGCTGGTGTACGCAACCACCCTGTGCGGCCTGATGATCGTGGTGGCATCCGGGCTGAGCTTCCTCGGGGTCGGCGTGGTCCCGCCCACCCCGGACTGGGGCATCATGACCGCAGATGGCAAGAACGTGCTCCTCGAAGGGATCTACCACGTCGCGACCATCCCGGGTCTTCTCATCCTCAGCGTCTCGCTGGCCTTCAACCTCATCGGCGATGGTGTCCGGGACGCACTCGACCCGAGGAAGCAGACCAGCTGA
- a CDS encoding ABC transporter ATP-binding protein, protein MTTHNALDVKNLSVDFHTDGGVVHAVKNANISVQEGGILGLVGESGSGKSVTSLAVLQLLTNRAEITSGEILFRGENLLDKTDKEMRAIRGPHIGLVSQNALSALDPSFTVGAQLMEVIRLHQGVDKASAKAKALEVLDLVAVPDPKRRMKSYPHELSGGQRQRVVIAIALSCRPELLLADEPTTALDATVQKQILDLLLDINRELGTSILLVTHDFGVVAHVCTDVTVMRRGDVLESGTVDQVLTKPAHPYTQGLMRAVPRLRLDDATRSVARADRRLFEFHGETSANSAKEQQYVA, encoded by the coding sequence ATGACCACTCACAACGCACTCGATGTCAAGAACCTGTCCGTCGACTTCCACACCGATGGCGGTGTGGTGCACGCAGTCAAGAATGCCAACATCAGCGTCCAGGAGGGCGGAATACTGGGACTGGTGGGCGAGTCGGGCTCGGGGAAGTCGGTGACCTCGCTGGCGGTGCTGCAACTGCTCACCAACCGTGCCGAGATCACCAGCGGCGAGATCCTCTTCCGCGGTGAGAATCTCCTCGACAAGACCGACAAGGAGATGCGTGCCATCCGTGGTCCGCACATCGGATTGGTTTCGCAGAACGCACTGTCGGCATTGGATCCGTCGTTCACGGTCGGCGCGCAGCTCATGGAGGTCATCCGGCTGCACCAGGGCGTGGACAAGGCATCAGCCAAGGCCAAGGCGCTAGAGGTTCTCGACCTGGTCGCGGTGCCCGACCCCAAGCGACGGATGAAGTCCTATCCGCACGAGTTGTCCGGCGGTCAGCGCCAGCGCGTCGTCATCGCCATCGCGCTGTCGTGCCGGCCGGAACTGCTCCTCGCCGACGAACCGACCACCGCGCTGGACGCCACAGTGCAGAAGCAGATCCTCGATCTGCTGCTCGACATAAACCGCGAACTCGGTACGTCGATCCTGTTGGTGACCCATGACTTCGGTGTCGTCGCCCACGTCTGCACCGACGTGACCGTCATGCGCCGAGGTGACGTGCTGGAGTCAGGAACCGTCGACCAGGTGCTGACCAAGCCGGCACACCCGTACACCCAGGGGCTGATGCGTGCGGTCCCGCGGTTGCGCCTCGATGACGCCACCCGCTCGGTGGCGCGCGCCGACCGGCGACTGTTCGAGTTCCATGGCGAGACCAGCGCGAACTCTGCGAAGGAACAGCAATATGTCGCTTGA
- a CDS encoding ABC transporter ATP-binding protein, with product MSLDNRLIRVKDLKKVFSVRGEDGKRAQFVAVDSISFTVTHGETFGLIGESGSGKTTTGRMVMGLETPTSGSVTFDGNELVGLSDLDLRRYRRQIQIVFQDSGSAFNPRRSVGAQISYPLKLFRTASPAEARNKTLALLDRVGMLPSHYDRYIHEFSGGQRQRLGIARALVTDPDFVVLDEPTAALDVSVQAQILNLLKDLQRERKLTMLMITHNLALVEHMCEHAGVLDHGKLVEAGPVDRLLTNPETDITRKLVDAVLEPELAGAAMMGDR from the coding sequence ATGTCGCTTGACAATCGGTTGATCCGGGTGAAGGACTTGAAGAAGGTGTTCTCCGTGCGCGGCGAGGACGGCAAACGCGCCCAATTCGTCGCCGTCGACTCCATCAGCTTCACCGTCACACACGGCGAAACGTTCGGTCTGATCGGTGAATCCGGCTCTGGCAAGACGACCACGGGCCGTATGGTGATGGGTCTCGAGACGCCGACGTCGGGGTCGGTGACCTTCGATGGCAATGAGCTCGTCGGCCTGTCCGATCTCGACTTGCGACGCTACCGTCGGCAGATCCAGATCGTGTTCCAGGACTCTGGATCGGCGTTCAACCCGCGCCGCAGCGTCGGAGCGCAGATTTCGTATCCGCTCAAGCTTTTCCGCACCGCATCACCCGCCGAGGCCAGGAACAAGACACTCGCCCTCCTGGACCGGGTGGGGATGCTGCCGTCGCACTACGACCGCTACATTCACGAGTTCTCGGGTGGGCAACGCCAACGGCTCGGCATCGCCCGTGCCCTGGTCACCGACCCGGACTTCGTCGTCCTCGACGAACCGACCGCAGCCCTGGACGTGTCGGTGCAGGCACAGATTCTGAACCTACTCAAAGACCTTCAGCGCGAACGCAAGCTGACGATGCTCATGATCACCCACAACCTCGCTCTCGTGGAGCACATGTGTGAACACGCAGGAGTGCTCGATCACGGGAAACTTGTCGAGGCCGGCCCTGTCGATCGCCTCCTGACGAATCCGGAAACAGACATCACCCGCAAGCTCGTGGATGCCGTACTCGAACCAGAACTGGCCGGAGCAGCCATGATGGGGGACCGATGA
- a CDS encoding amidase: protein MTETFTDRTASSQTLQDLDPVDSVRGALARISQTEDKIEAFAAVFAEEALAVAQQQRETGPTGPLWGTPVVVKDIYDVGGYRTGNGSLGAPEHLAAADSEAVRRLRAAGAIIVGKTATHEYAYGVNTPPTRNPWSLDRIPGGSSGGTGAAIAAGVTTAGLGTDTGGSIRIPAALCGVTGHKPTFGMVSRRGVSALSFTLDHTGPLGRTVDDTVALLEVIAGHDPGDPYSSTARIPDFRSEFARGLEGLTIGVAEPYFCDRLTPDVAATFVAAVRTLEAAGAIIRQVRFNDVELCPEVVHVVCGVEAAAWHSIQTGMRPEEFGTDVQRALAVGAAYTGVDYLAGLRARAAVIAGMTAMFDGGVDLLVSATVAMTAPPFGSTEVDFGGTTVPILDGINALTVPANVTGMPTLTVPAGFGSDGLPIGLQLMGPPGADATVLGAGRAFESLAGCVDKPLPALPHITKPTN, encoded by the coding sequence ATGACCGAGACTTTCACTGATCGGACGGCGAGCAGCCAGACCTTGCAGGATCTCGATCCCGTCGACTCCGTCCGCGGAGCCCTGGCGCGGATCTCGCAGACCGAGGACAAGATCGAGGCGTTCGCCGCCGTCTTCGCCGAGGAGGCCCTTGCTGTCGCGCAACAGCAGCGAGAAACCGGGCCGACGGGACCTCTGTGGGGCACTCCCGTCGTCGTGAAGGACATCTACGATGTCGGCGGTTACCGCACCGGCAACGGTTCCCTCGGCGCTCCGGAACACCTGGCGGCAGCGGATTCCGAGGCGGTGCGCAGGCTACGGGCGGCCGGGGCGATCATCGTCGGTAAGACCGCCACGCACGAATACGCCTACGGGGTCAACACTCCGCCAACGCGTAATCCGTGGTCGCTGGACCGTATTCCCGGCGGCTCCAGCGGTGGCACCGGTGCCGCTATCGCCGCCGGAGTGACGACGGCGGGGCTCGGCACCGATACCGGTGGATCTATCCGCATCCCCGCCGCGCTGTGCGGAGTCACCGGTCACAAGCCGACGTTCGGCATGGTGAGCCGACGCGGGGTCAGTGCGCTGAGTTTCACCCTGGACCACACCGGGCCACTGGGCCGCACCGTCGACGACACCGTGGCACTACTGGAAGTCATCGCCGGGCACGATCCAGGCGACCCCTATAGCAGCACCGCCCGCATCCCAGATTTCCGCAGCGAATTCGCCCGTGGGCTCGAGGGCTTGACGATAGGCGTCGCGGAACCGTACTTCTGCGACCGGCTCACGCCTGACGTGGCCGCCACCTTCGTGGCCGCGGTACGCACCCTGGAGGCCGCGGGCGCCATCATCCGCCAGGTCAGGTTCAACGACGTCGAACTGTGCCCTGAGGTGGTGCACGTGGTCTGCGGGGTCGAGGCCGCCGCGTGGCACTCGATTCAGACGGGGATGAGGCCGGAAGAGTTCGGTACGGACGTTCAGAGGGCGTTGGCCGTCGGGGCGGCCTACACAGGCGTGGACTATCTCGCCGGTCTACGCGCCCGCGCCGCTGTCATCGCCGGAATGACCGCGATGTTCGACGGGGGTGTCGACCTGCTGGTGTCGGCGACCGTCGCGATGACCGCGCCACCCTTTGGATCGACCGAAGTCGACTTCGGCGGCACCACCGTCCCCATCCTGGACGGCATCAACGCACTGACCGTGCCTGCCAACGTGACGGGGATGCCGACGTTGACGGTACCGGCGGGATTCGGCAGCGACGGCCTTCCGATCGGTCTGCAGTTGATGGGCCCACCCGGCGCGGACGCGACGGTACTGGGTGCCGGGCGGGCTTTCGAATCGCTCGCCGGATGCGTCGACAAGCCGCTTCCCGCTCTGCCTCACATCACCAAACCAACGAATTAG
- a CDS encoding amidase, with protein sequence MELYELPLLEVAAKIQAKEVSPVEVVKSSLARLEETEPTLTAFVTTTPEIALEQASIAEKVIGEGNYRGPLHGIPLGVKDLYDTAGVKTTSSSAQRAEHVPDVDSVSVAKLYDAGMILIGKTHTHEFAYGATTPTTGNPWAPDRTPGGSSGGSGAAVGAGVVPVALGSDTGGSIRIPAALCGTVGLKPTYGRASRVGVASLSWSLDHVGPLSRNVVDAALVMAAMSGYDRRDPATVDVPVPDMVSQIGAGVAGKKIGIPVNFYTEQLDPEAAAAATTAATLLESLGAELVEVTIPMADLILATEWAIMMPEAAAYHQDYLRTSPEKFTDEVRTLLETGAAQLATDYVNALRLRTSMQAAWKQMFSAIDVVLAPTVVGPATLRADPFITWPDGTVEGATGAYVRYSAPANITGLPALSVPAGFTSEGLPLGVQILGKPFAEPEILQVGYALEQYSDNVGKIAPVLAGAA encoded by the coding sequence ATGGAACTGTACGAACTGCCGTTGCTCGAGGTGGCGGCGAAGATCCAGGCCAAGGAGGTCTCGCCGGTAGAGGTCGTCAAGTCGTCGCTGGCGCGGCTCGAGGAGACTGAGCCCACCCTGACCGCATTCGTCACCACCACACCGGAGATCGCGCTCGAGCAGGCAAGCATCGCCGAGAAGGTGATCGGTGAGGGCAACTACCGCGGACCGCTGCACGGCATCCCGCTCGGCGTCAAGGATCTCTACGACACCGCCGGCGTGAAGACCACCTCGAGTTCGGCGCAACGCGCGGAGCACGTGCCCGACGTCGACTCCGTCTCCGTCGCGAAGCTCTACGACGCCGGCATGATCCTGATCGGCAAGACCCACACCCACGAATTCGCCTACGGGGCAACCACGCCGACCACCGGCAATCCCTGGGCGCCGGACCGCACACCGGGCGGTTCCAGCGGCGGCTCGGGTGCCGCGGTCGGGGCGGGCGTAGTGCCCGTCGCGCTGGGCAGCGACACCGGCGGTTCGATCCGCATACCGGCGGCGCTGTGCGGCACCGTCGGGTTGAAGCCGACCTATGGACGTGCCTCCCGCGTCGGGGTTGCCTCGCTGTCGTGGTCGCTCGACCACGTCGGACCGTTGAGCCGCAACGTAGTAGACGCAGCGCTGGTGATGGCCGCGATGTCGGGCTACGACCGGCGCGATCCGGCCACTGTTGACGTGCCCGTACCCGACATGGTGAGCCAGATCGGCGCTGGGGTCGCGGGGAAGAAGATCGGCATCCCCGTGAACTTCTACACCGAGCAACTCGACCCCGAGGCGGCAGCGGCCGCCACGACCGCCGCCACACTCTTGGAAAGCCTTGGGGCGGAGCTGGTCGAGGTCACAATCCCCATGGCCGACCTCATCTTGGCCACCGAGTGGGCCATCATGATGCCCGAGGCCGCCGCCTACCATCAGGATTACCTGCGCACGTCACCGGAGAAGTTCACCGACGAAGTCCGTACGCTGCTCGAGACCGGGGCCGCGCAGCTGGCCACCGATTACGTCAACGCGCTCCGGCTGCGTACCTCGATGCAGGCGGCGTGGAAGCAGATGTTCTCCGCGATCGACGTGGTGCTGGCACCGACCGTCGTAGGGCCCGCGACCCTGCGTGCCGATCCGTTCATCACCTGGCCCGATGGCACCGTGGAGGGTGCCACGGGTGCGTACGTCCGCTATTCGGCGCCGGCCAACATCACGGGGCTACCGGCGCTGTCGGTGCCCGCCGGCTTCACGTCCGAAGGGCTGCCGCTCGGCGTGCAGATCCTCGGGAAGCCGTTCGCTGAGCCCGAAATCCTGCAGGTCGGCTATGCGCTGGAACAGTATTCGGACAATGTCGGCAAGATCGCACCAGTGCTCGCCGGAGCCGCGTAG
- the ureE gene encoding urease accessory protein UreE, whose protein sequence is MATGPQILDGIVGWVSDGAVAARLHELRHRHAVEYVHLDVQDLDRRRLRVTSDAGTEYAVALPRDAALADGAVLLLEAERAVVVRAGAPRTMTLRAADLPAALRLGFLAGHLHWKTDQHEGILVVHLEGPESAYAARIGDLLASGRVEWVRRAHD, encoded by the coding sequence ATGGCGACGGGTCCGCAGATCCTCGACGGCATCGTCGGGTGGGTCTCCGACGGTGCCGTCGCCGCCCGGCTGCACGAACTGCGTCACCGGCACGCCGTGGAATACGTGCATCTCGACGTCCAGGATCTCGACCGTAGACGGCTTCGCGTCACCTCGGACGCAGGTACCGAATACGCAGTGGCGCTGCCACGAGATGCCGCACTCGCCGACGGAGCCGTCCTGCTCCTCGAAGCCGAACGCGCCGTGGTGGTGCGCGCCGGCGCACCGCGGACCATGACGCTACGGGCCGCCGACCTGCCGGCGGCACTGCGGCTGGGCTTCCTTGCAGGGCACCTGCACTGGAAGACCGATCAACACGAGGGCATCCTGGTCGTCCACCTCGAAGGGCCGGAATCGGCCTACGCCGCGCGGATCGGCGACCTACTGGCGAGCGGCAGGGTCGAGTGGGTACGGCGGGCCCATGACTGA
- a CDS encoding urease accessory protein UreF, translating into MTEPAQLLAAIRFGDTGFPSGGFAFSAGLEGSYRDGLVLGEEDVSAFATEQLEGRWHGCDRVLMRRAWTAEDPSVVDAMAEAIATMSVLREASRRAGAATLATFAAVLEPASNNAVANYRDRVLAGSALGHLSVAHAVCLRAADLTLKTAETVVAWQVVSGITGAALRLGIVGHLGAQRITTGLTPLMLDLLGRQPHSTPAAFTAYAEIAAQRRGDGARLFAS; encoded by the coding sequence ATGACTGAGCCCGCCCAGCTGCTGGCTGCCATCAGGTTCGGCGACACCGGCTTTCCTTCCGGCGGGTTCGCGTTCTCGGCGGGGTTGGAGGGGTCCTACCGCGACGGCCTGGTGCTCGGCGAGGAGGACGTCAGCGCCTTCGCCACCGAACAGCTGGAGGGCCGGTGGCACGGGTGTGACCGGGTGCTGATGCGTCGAGCCTGGACGGCGGAGGATCCGTCCGTCGTCGACGCCATGGCCGAGGCGATCGCCACCATGTCGGTGCTGCGAGAGGCGTCCCGGCGTGCCGGTGCGGCGACCCTCGCCACGTTCGCGGCGGTTCTCGAACCCGCGTCCAACAACGCGGTGGCCAACTACCGGGACCGGGTGCTTGCCGGGTCCGCGCTCGGACACCTGTCGGTGGCGCACGCGGTGTGCCTGCGGGCGGCGGACCTGACGCTGAAGACCGCGGAAACCGTCGTGGCGTGGCAGGTTGTATCGGGCATCACCGGTGCGGCACTGCGTCTCGGGATCGTGGGGCACCTCGGCGCGCAGCGCATCACCACCGGCCTGACTCCACTGATGCTCGATCTGCTGGGCCGTCAGCCCCACAGCACCCCCGCCGCATTCACCGCCTACGCCGAGATTGCCGCCCAACGCCGCGGCGACGGCGCGCGCCTGTTCGCCAGCTAG
- the ureB gene encoding urease subunit beta, whose protein sequence is MNLTPTEMERLTVFSAAEIARRNLREGIPLSHPEAVAMLADEVMLAARKNMAYDEVIDRAASLLRADQCEPGVPDMVRIVAVDAPFADGTKLVTLIDPIALGENGFRPGEVIVGDEPVELFPGAERMALTVVNRGDRDIQVRSQSHFFETNPALEFDRRAAWGHKLDVPSGAGVRFEPGIPVDVQLVPMAGARVAQGFSSLVNGPLDADGALGAAL, encoded by the coding sequence ATGAACCTGACACCCACCGAGATGGAGCGCCTCACCGTGTTCAGCGCTGCCGAAATAGCCAGGCGCAACCTGCGCGAGGGCATCCCGTTGAGCCACCCGGAAGCGGTGGCGATGCTTGCCGACGAGGTCATGCTCGCGGCCCGCAAGAACATGGCGTACGACGAGGTCATCGACCGTGCCGCGTCGCTGCTGCGCGCCGATCAGTGTGAACCGGGCGTGCCGGACATGGTGCGCATCGTCGCGGTGGACGCGCCGTTCGCCGACGGCACCAAACTGGTCACGCTGATCGACCCGATAGCTCTTGGTGAGAACGGGTTTCGGCCCGGCGAGGTTATCGTCGGCGATGAGCCCGTCGAACTGTTCCCCGGCGCCGAGCGGATGGCGTTGACCGTCGTCAACCGCGGCGACCGCGACATTCAGGTCCGCAGCCAGTCGCATTTCTTCGAGACTAACCCGGCGCTGGAGTTCGACCGGCGCGCAGCCTGGGGGCACAAACTCGACGTGCCCTCGGGTGCCGGCGTCCGGTTCGAACCTGGCATCCCGGTCGACGTGCAGTTGGTCCCCATGGCCGGTGCGCGGGTCGCACAGGGGTTCTCAAGTTTGGTCAACGGACCACTGGATGCCGACGGCGCACTCGGGGCCGCACTGTGA